A genomic stretch from Brockia lithotrophica includes:
- a CDS encoding DUF134 domain-containing protein — protein sequence MPRPRKRRRVCFSPEYREFGPLGQGPWTRERTIHMPLEELETIRLIDLEGLTQEECAARMGVARSTVQRMYQEARRKIAESLVLGKRLVVHGDAPEFEGKEDSRCPDQFAGADSGPPEWPPGWGRRRRGRGVEPWEGDE from the coding sequence ATGCCCAGACCGCGCAAACGCCGCCGCGTGTGCTTTTCGCCCGAATACCGCGAATTCGGTCCCCTTGGGCAGGGGCCGTGGACGCGGGAGCGCACGATTCACATGCCCCTCGAAGAGCTCGAGACGATTCGCCTGATCGACCTCGAGGGGCTTACTCAAGAGGAATGCGCCGCCCGCATGGGCGTCGCCCGTTCGACCGTACAGCGGATGTACCAGGAAGCGCGGCGCAAAATCGCGGAATCCCTCGTCCTCGGAAAGCGGTTGGTTGTTCACGGCGACGCCCCGGAGTTCGAAGGGAAAGAAGATTCCAGGTGTCCCGATCAATTTGCAGGTGCCGATTCTGGCCCTCCGGAGTGGCCGCCCGGGTGGGGACGACGCAGACGGGGCCGCGGGGTTGAACCTTGGGAAGGAGACGAATGA
- a CDS encoding metal ABC transporter substrate-binding protein, producing the protein MVVATIYPLYDLARQIGGEYVEVYELVPPGQVPHGFEPTPKDLQKVADARLFVYNGAGMEAAWIRRALDNVDPQKTKVVEAAQGIELIRRATGKQEEGSGQAGAQGQADPHFWTPRNMIEVAKRFTEALAAIDPAHKAEYEKRRDAYIASLEALDRDFRNLVNEAKYKEFYVSRPPFSYLAKEYGLKQISIAGLLGTEGAPTAQQIQKVVEQIKASGVPAIGSIYGTKDDVAETVAREAGVEVVPLYALGTVTKEQFDKGVTYQDLFRQNMEGFAKLLGAKTK; encoded by the coding sequence TTGGTCGTAGCGACAATCTATCCCCTCTACGACCTTGCCCGCCAGATCGGAGGCGAGTACGTAGAGGTGTACGAACTCGTACCTCCTGGACAGGTACCGCACGGTTTCGAACCTACACCCAAGGACCTCCAAAAGGTCGCCGACGCACGCCTGTTCGTTTACAACGGGGCGGGCATGGAAGCGGCGTGGATTCGGCGGGCGCTCGACAACGTCGATCCCCAAAAGACCAAGGTGGTAGAAGCGGCGCAGGGCATCGAGCTCATCCGGCGCGCCACGGGTAAGCAGGAAGAAGGGTCCGGACAAGCCGGGGCGCAGGGGCAGGCCGACCCCCACTTCTGGACGCCCCGCAATATGATCGAAGTTGCCAAGCGGTTTACGGAGGCGCTCGCGGCAATCGACCCCGCGCACAAGGCGGAGTACGAGAAACGGCGCGACGCCTACATCGCCTCCCTCGAGGCGCTGGATCGGGACTTTCGCAACCTCGTGAACGAGGCGAAGTACAAGGAATTCTACGTCTCTCGTCCTCCGTTTTCCTACCTGGCCAAGGAGTACGGGCTCAAGCAGATCTCCATCGCGGGGCTTTTGGGTACGGAGGGAGCGCCTACAGCGCAACAGATTCAAAAGGTCGTGGAACAGATCAAGGCGAGCGGTGTCCCCGCCATCGGGTCGATCTACGGGACCAAGGACGACGTGGCGGAAACCGTCGCCCGCGAGGCCGGAGTCGAGGTCGTCCCGCTGTACGCGTTGGGAACGGTGACCAAGGAGCAGTTCGACAAGGGTGTCACGTACCAAGACTTGTTCCGCCAAAACATGGAGGGCTTTGCCAAGCTCTTGGGCGCAAAGACGAAGTGA
- a CDS encoding patatin-like phospholipase family protein, giving the protein MRLRVGLALGAGGARGLAHLGVLQVLEEAGIPVDFLAGSSMGAVIAVAYANRLPLDRLERLATSVERRLFLDFTPPRWGFLKGERVGEFVRLLTHGKPLEALAIPTAVVATDLERGEPVVFREGPADIAVRASSAIPGIFEPVFYQGRILVDGGVVERVPLAVLREMGADVVIGVDVAVKPGKPRISGLYDVIYQSLEIMEDHIFRTKAHLADVLITPQVGHFPALRLEHVADIIEEGRRAARRKLPEIQAILARFRETSSFGGA; this is encoded by the coding sequence ATGCGTTTACGCGTCGGTCTTGCCTTGGGGGCCGGAGGTGCCCGCGGCCTCGCGCATTTGGGTGTGCTTCAGGTGCTCGAGGAAGCGGGGATTCCCGTGGATTTCCTTGCGGGGAGCAGCATGGGTGCTGTCATCGCCGTGGCGTACGCGAACCGTCTCCCGCTCGACCGCCTCGAGCGCCTTGCCACTTCGGTGGAACGTCGTCTCTTCCTCGACTTCACCCCGCCCCGTTGGGGGTTCCTCAAAGGGGAACGGGTAGGCGAGTTCGTCCGCCTTCTCACCCACGGGAAGCCCCTCGAGGCTTTGGCGATCCCTACGGCGGTCGTAGCTACGGACCTCGAGCGGGGTGAACCCGTGGTCTTCCGCGAGGGGCCCGCAGACATCGCCGTCCGGGCGAGCTCGGCGATCCCCGGGATCTTCGAGCCGGTATTCTACCAAGGGCGGATTCTCGTGGACGGCGGCGTTGTGGAACGTGTCCCCCTCGCCGTTTTGCGGGAGATGGGCGCGGACGTCGTGATCGGCGTGGACGTAGCCGTGAAGCCCGGAAAACCGCGGATCTCAGGTCTTTACGACGTGATCTACCAAAGCCTTGAAATCATGGAAGACCACATCTTCCGCACAAAGGCCCACCTTGCAGACGTCCTCATCACCCCCCAGGTCGGGCACTTTCCCGCCCTTCGCCTGGAACACGTTGCGGATATCATCGAAGAAGGCCGCCGCGCCGCCCGGCGTAAGCTCCCGGAAATCCAAGCCATTCTTGCCCGATTTCGGGAGACCTCTTCTTTCGGCGGCGCCTGA
- a CDS encoding DUF523 domain-containing protein yields the protein MGHSSSEKDVASVRYVVSACLLGVRCRYDGGTNLREPLLELVRQGKAIPVCPEQLGGLPTPRVPAEIEGGDARAVWEGRASVRNAAGEDVTSFFLRGAEETLRLARAFGAQAAILKERSPSCGVREVYDGTFQRRRVPGMGIAAYFLAQNGIEVLSDEEFLANGSSEGA from the coding sequence TTGGGCCACTCGTCGTCGGAGAAGGACGTAGCGTCTGTGCGCTACGTCGTGAGCGCGTGCCTTTTAGGCGTCCGCTGCCGTTACGACGGCGGGACGAACCTCAGAGAGCCTTTGCTCGAGCTCGTCCGGCAGGGGAAGGCGATTCCCGTATGTCCGGAGCAGCTCGGAGGACTTCCCACGCCGCGCGTTCCCGCGGAAATCGAAGGGGGAGATGCGCGGGCGGTATGGGAGGGCCGTGCCTCCGTGCGGAATGCGGCCGGGGAGGACGTCACGTCCTTCTTCCTCCGCGGCGCCGAGGAAACGCTCCGCCTTGCCCGGGCGTTCGGAGCGCAGGCGGCGATTCTCAAAGAAAGGAGCCCCTCCTGCGGTGTGCGCGAGGTGTACGACGGTACGTTCCAACGTCGCCGCGTTCCCGGGATGGGGATCGCCGCCTACTTCCTCGCGCAAAACGGGATCGAAGTCCTCTCCGACGAAGAGTTTCTCGCAAACGGATCTTCAGAAGGCGCTTGA
- a CDS encoding HPr family phosphocarrier protein, whose translation MAEVTLERCLGLEDLVALVDLAESFSSEIYLHKGGVHVNVKSLLGLACVPLRRGERFTLVLHGTDEEEALGKLVRFFSASGSSCREG comes from the coding sequence ATGGCCGAGGTTACGCTGGAGCGCTGCTTGGGGTTGGAAGACCTCGTCGCGCTGGTGGATTTGGCGGAAAGCTTTTCCTCGGAGATCTACCTTCACAAGGGCGGCGTGCACGTAAACGTGAAGAGCCTGCTCGGCCTCGCCTGCGTTCCGTTGCGCCGGGGGGAGCGCTTTACCCTCGTCCTCCACGGAACGGACGAGGAGGAGGCGTTGGGAAAGCTCGTTCGCTTCTTTTCCGCATCGGGATCGTCGTGCAGGGAAGGGTGA
- a CDS encoding MFS transporter, producing MNGSDKAARGVPTPPFSSASPRMGPSEEPQFDSHPWRKNLVVLTISLFFVAVGFSQLIPFLPLFLASDLGLRNSPHLHFWSGAIYSVSFFSSFLMAPVWGALADRMGRKLMVLRSGFGMAVTNTLMAFVHTPGELFVLRFLNGFISGIVPASVSLMAVSAPRERVGWALGVLQSGSVAGTIVGPALGGLLAEHFGYRTLFLLTGASLFAVSLLALFGVSDVRTPPPPAREKGGRAGSILLRPDLVVLFLTNFLVQFAFVAIYPLLSLFVAELVGSDFGASFWAGVVMGLTALANMVAAPVLGRATDRLGARRVLVGSLVLAAMALFPHAFVRGVASLLALRVVLGVALGGISPSLNAVLRLRAPEGFESRTFGYATSAANLGNFLGPLFGGAVADVSSLRTVFPLSAALLLANAFVLEKLYPRLEEGQGKGLSQRGDGSGGENPPPS from the coding sequence GTGAACGGTTCCGATAAAGCCGCGCGCGGCGTACCGACGCCGCCTTTCTCCTCCGCCTCTCCCCGGATGGGTCCTTCGGAAGAGCCCCAGTTCGATTCCCATCCCTGGCGAAAGAACCTCGTCGTCCTTACGATTTCGCTCTTCTTCGTGGCGGTGGGGTTTAGCCAGCTGATCCCGTTTTTGCCGCTCTTTCTCGCTTCCGATTTGGGCCTCCGCAACTCCCCGCACCTCCACTTTTGGTCCGGGGCGATCTACAGCGTGAGCTTTTTTTCCTCTTTCCTCATGGCACCCGTTTGGGGCGCCCTTGCCGACCGCATGGGCCGAAAGCTCATGGTCTTGCGTTCCGGGTTCGGCATGGCGGTTACGAATACCCTCATGGCGTTCGTGCATACGCCGGGCGAGCTCTTCGTCCTTCGCTTCCTCAATGGGTTTATATCCGGCATCGTCCCCGCCTCGGTATCGCTCATGGCCGTTTCTGCTCCGAGAGAGCGCGTAGGGTGGGCCCTTGGCGTGCTGCAGTCCGGAAGCGTTGCTGGGACGATCGTCGGTCCCGCCCTTGGCGGGCTTCTCGCCGAACACTTCGGCTACCGCACGCTCTTCCTCCTCACGGGAGCTTCTCTGTTTGCCGTCTCCCTCCTCGCCCTCTTCGGCGTAAGCGACGTACGCACGCCCCCGCCACCCGCCCGCGAAAAAGGCGGTCGCGCGGGATCCATCCTCCTTCGTCCGGACCTCGTCGTGCTCTTTCTCACGAACTTCCTGGTGCAGTTTGCCTTCGTCGCGATCTACCCCCTCCTCTCGCTCTTCGTCGCCGAACTGGTCGGATCGGATTTCGGGGCTTCTTTCTGGGCGGGTGTGGTCATGGGGCTTACGGCGCTCGCCAACATGGTTGCGGCGCCGGTTTTAGGCCGGGCCACGGACCGCTTGGGCGCACGGCGCGTGCTCGTGGGAAGCCTCGTCCTTGCCGCGATGGCCCTTTTCCCCCACGCATTCGTCCGCGGCGTCGCCTCCCTCCTCGCGTTGCGCGTCGTTCTCGGGGTGGCGTTGGGAGGCATTAGCCCCTCGTTAAACGCCGTCCTTCGCCTGCGGGCTCCCGAAGGGTTCGAAAGCCGAACCTTCGGCTACGCCACGAGCGCGGCCAATCTTGGGAATTTCCTCGGCCCCCTCTTCGGCGGTGCGGTGGCGGACGTGAGTTCCCTTCGGACGGTCTTTCCGCTCTCCGCGGCGCTCCTTTTGGCGAACGCCTTTGTCCTGGAAAAGCTCTATCCCCGTTTGGAGGAAGGTCAGGGGAAGGGCCTTTCGCAAAGGGGAGATGGGTCTGGCGGGGAAAATCCTCCTCCGTCGTAA
- a CDS encoding SAM-dependent methyltransferase, whose translation MNGRDCFEVWESWRGGRRCIPFAELMEFWLYHPECGYYRTAEALGRGGDFFTASHVGRGYGAAWAYAVARSLPQRFGVRPPEVFVEIGAGDGRFLETVLRTWVRLVPKEGLPSFAFAVEGNPHFRRRLEDRLSALSEAGAETRAEVFSDVGELPDLHGKRVWVFAHELLDAFPAERVLRRKGELVRLQWCVSETFARGDRVVFTEEPGEPVFLSPEEKQALEVLEEGSVGEVPLGLPLWLSEVRRRISPELLYFVDYGREGKSPWPREGTLRAYAAHQIVDPKRRVPGTCDLTYDVPWEYVRVAARKAGFASVSLSPLGTWLVRTLGERGMEELAALFPASESHALLRSLAYLVHPEGMGERFAVLVLAPSQGPERVDSSLFGEN comes from the coding sequence ATGAACGGAAGGGACTGTTTCGAGGTTTGGGAGTCCTGGCGCGGCGGGCGTCGCTGCATTCCCTTTGCGGAACTCATGGAGTTTTGGCTGTACCACCCGGAATGCGGGTACTACCGCACCGCGGAAGCCCTGGGCCGCGGCGGCGACTTCTTTACGGCAAGTCACGTGGGACGCGGGTACGGCGCCGCGTGGGCGTATGCCGTGGCCCGCTCCTTGCCCCAGAGGTTTGGCGTACGCCCTCCGGAGGTATTCGTCGAAATTGGGGCGGGGGACGGACGCTTCCTCGAGACGGTTTTGCGGACGTGGGTCCGCCTCGTCCCGAAGGAAGGCCTTCCCTCGTTCGCGTTTGCGGTCGAGGGGAACCCTCACTTCCGCCGCCGGCTCGAAGACCGCCTTTCCGCCCTATCCGAAGCAGGAGCCGAAACGAGAGCCGAGGTCTTCTCCGATGTGGGGGAACTCCCCGACCTGCACGGAAAGCGGGTTTGGGTGTTTGCCCACGAACTCCTCGACGCCTTCCCCGCGGAACGGGTACTTCGGCGCAAGGGGGAACTTGTCCGCCTCCAGTGGTGCGTCTCCGAGACTTTCGCCCGCGGCGATCGGGTGGTCTTCACGGAAGAACCCGGGGAACCCGTCTTCTTGTCCCCAGAAGAAAAACAGGCGCTGGAAGTCCTCGAAGAAGGATCGGTCGGTGAGGTTCCCCTAGGACTCCCCCTTTGGCTGTCCGAAGTCCGACGGCGCATTTCCCCGGAGCTTCTCTACTTCGTCGACTACGGCCGCGAAGGCAAGTCTCCCTGGCCGCGGGAGGGGACCCTTCGCGCCTACGCCGCCCACCAAATCGTCGATCCGAAGCGTCGCGTGCCGGGTACGTGCGACCTCACGTACGACGTACCCTGGGAGTACGTGCGTGTGGCGGCCCGAAAGGCCGGATTTGCCTCCGTTTCGCTTTCGCCTCTCGGAACGTGGCTCGTACGTACGCTAGGGGAAAGAGGGATGGAGGAGCTGGCGGCCCTTTTCCCGGCGAGCGAGTCTCACGCCTTGCTCCGTTCGCTCGCCTACCTCGTTCATCCCGAAGGGATGGGCGAGCGCTTCGCCGTCCTCGTCCTCGCACCGTCGCAAGGCCCCGAACGCGTGGATTCGTCGCTTTTCGGGGAAAACTAG
- a CDS encoding YhcN/YlaJ family sporulation lipoprotein — protein sequence MKRILLAVGIVALLFGLLWAKESGHIWASGQARDAAPQPTPAGSPPTEGRPPETVTDAKAAREVSDRLVSLALRDPYVTRAAAVVAGDFAVVAIDVPPNLDASQVNTTKYAVAETLRRDPYGAKAVVVADPDLYGRVEELSRAIQEGRPIQAVLDELADIVARISPQPSQPQLPERSGPQTPEPPASSGQ from the coding sequence ATGAAGCGAATCCTTCTCGCCGTCGGAATCGTCGCCCTCCTCTTTGGGCTCCTCTGGGCAAAGGAAAGCGGCCACATCTGGGCTTCCGGGCAGGCCCGAGACGCCGCACCCCAACCAACCCCCGCAGGAAGTCCGCCGACAGAAGGCCGACCGCCCGAAACGGTCACGGATGCAAAGGCCGCCCGCGAGGTTTCCGATCGCCTCGTGTCCCTCGCCCTGCGCGACCCCTACGTCACTCGGGCCGCCGCGGTCGTCGCCGGCGACTTCGCGGTCGTGGCCATCGACGTTCCTCCGAACCTCGACGCCTCGCAAGTGAACACGACGAAGTACGCCGTAGCAGAAACGCTCCGCCGAGACCCTTACGGAGCCAAGGCCGTTGTCGTCGCCGATCCCGATCTCTACGGGCGCGTCGAAGAGCTCTCCCGCGCCATCCAAGAAGGAAGGCCGATCCAAGCGGTGCTCGACGAGCTCGCGGACATCGTTGCCCGCATCTCTCCCCAGCCGTCGCAGCCCCAACTCCCGGAAAGGTCCGGGCCGCAAACTCCGGAGCCCCCGGCATCTTCGGGCCAGTAG
- a CDS encoding DUF5665 domain-containing protein, with protein MDKTSGATQGKKKKLPAKSDLPPGGSEGESGELAARQRKLRELEERIARQISQVELLDALYTLTSPRRVIWLNFLAGISRGLGITIGATIVFFVVVVLLRHFVTLPVIGKFIAQILDFVDVYRNLPR; from the coding sequence ATGGACAAAACCTCCGGAGCGACGCAGGGAAAAAAGAAAAAACTGCCGGCGAAATCCGATCTTCCGCCCGGGGGGTCGGAAGGGGAAAGCGGCGAACTCGCGGCGCGCCAAAGGAAGCTACGAGAACTCGAGGAACGCATCGCCCGCCAGATCTCTCAGGTGGAACTCCTGGACGCCTTGTACACGCTCACCTCACCTCGGCGGGTAATCTGGCTAAACTTTCTCGCCGGAATCAGCCGCGGCCTCGGAATTACGATCGGAGCAACGATCGTCTTTTTCGTAGTCGTCGTCCTCCTCCGCCACTTCGTCACGCTGCCGGTGATCGGAAAGTTCATCGCGCAGATCCTCGACTTCGTCGACGTCTACCGAAACCTCCCACGCTAG
- a CDS encoding CBS domain-containing protein translates to MHIAFFLIPKREVVYVTPRMTLRRAIELMHGHGYNAVPVVDDDGRYAGTFSEGDALRYLVENEEHPFESVHTLRVGDVPWYKHHAAVRIDARIEDLISLATEQNFVPVVDARDIFIGIVRRKEIMEYCARLLAEGHAFRQSFAAPRPEPSEDGRGRTHA, encoded by the coding sequence ATGCACATCGCCTTTTTCTTGATTCCGAAGCGCGAGGTCGTGTACGTAACGCCGCGAATGACCCTGCGGCGGGCGATCGAACTCATGCACGGACACGGGTACAACGCCGTGCCCGTCGTCGACGACGACGGAAGGTATGCGGGTACCTTTTCTGAGGGCGACGCCTTGCGCTACCTCGTGGAAAACGAGGAGCATCCTTTTGAAAGCGTTCACACGTTGCGTGTGGGCGACGTACCCTGGTACAAACACCACGCGGCGGTACGCATCGACGCGCGCATCGAAGACCTCATCTCGCTCGCCACGGAGCAAAACTTCGTTCCCGTCGTCGATGCGCGGGACATCTTCATCGGCATCGTCCGCCGAAAAGAAATCATGGAGTATTGTGCCCGTCTCCTCGCCGAGGGGCACGCTTTCCGGCAGTCCTTTGCCGCTCCGCGCCCCGAACCTTCGGAAGACGGCCGCGGACGAACGCACGCGTAG
- a CDS encoding aminotransferase class I/II-fold pyridoxal phosphate-dependent enzyme, with amino-acid sequence MSNFPFPPASGEHPSYAPEEPQRVLDPARHRRAPILEALTAHVARTRAAFHIPGHKGGRGMDPEFRRILGRQALAFDLINIAPLDDLHAPTGAIREAEALAAELYAAEDAFFSVQGTTTAIEAMLLSALRPGEKVLLPRNVHKSVLSGLILSGAIPVFLTPEADPVLGILHGLTPEVVARALDEHPDARALLLVHPTYYGTGSPLETIVSLAHSRGIPVLVDAAHGAHLPFHPDLPVFPTYAGADLVAVSMHKLGSALTQASLLLRQGPFVSRERVRASMNLLQTTSSSYLLLASLDAARRFLALEGRRRVGRAVRLALRARDKAGRLDGLYVPGPFRPELGFSFDPTKLLVYVADLGLSGAEVERILRERFALEVELSDPFNVLFVISIGDTERSIALLLQALEYLVREERRDVPKVMPFLLPPEAPLVISPREAHFAEGELVPLEEAEGRISGEAVVTYPPGIPLVLPGERWTSQLLAYVEFARSRGVEVRGTSHPKAHVVRVVAE; translated from the coding sequence GTGTCCAACTTCCCGTTCCCCCCCGCATCCGGTGAACACCCGTCGTACGCGCCGGAAGAACCCCAACGCGTCCTCGACCCCGCGCGGCATCGCCGCGCCCCCATCCTCGAAGCGCTTACCGCCCACGTCGCGCGCACCCGGGCCGCCTTTCACATCCCGGGACACAAAGGCGGCCGGGGGATGGACCCCGAATTCCGGCGCATTTTGGGGCGTCAAGCCCTCGCCTTCGACCTGATCAACATCGCCCCGTTGGACGACCTACACGCACCTACGGGGGCGATTCGCGAGGCGGAAGCGTTGGCCGCGGAGCTCTACGCCGCCGAAGACGCGTTTTTCTCCGTGCAGGGGACGACGACGGCCATCGAGGCCATGCTCCTTTCGGCCCTCCGCCCGGGAGAAAAGGTGCTCCTCCCGCGCAACGTGCACAAATCCGTCCTTTCCGGGCTCATCCTGAGCGGTGCGATTCCCGTTTTCCTCACCCCGGAAGCCGACCCTGTCCTCGGAATCCTCCACGGGCTTACGCCCGAGGTCGTCGCCCGCGCACTGGACGAGCACCCCGATGCCCGCGCCCTTCTCCTCGTACATCCGACGTACTACGGCACGGGATCCCCCCTCGAAACGATCGTCTCCCTCGCCCACTCCCGAGGAATTCCCGTGCTCGTAGACGCCGCCCACGGGGCACACCTCCCCTTCCATCCCGACCTTCCCGTATTTCCCACCTATGCCGGGGCGGACCTCGTGGCGGTGAGCATGCACAAACTCGGCAGCGCGCTCACGCAGGCCTCTCTCCTCCTCCGTCAGGGACCTTTCGTATCCCGGGAGCGCGTGCGGGCGAGCATGAACCTCCTCCAAACGACGTCTTCTTCTTACCTGCTTCTCGCCTCTCTCGACGCGGCACGCCGCTTCCTCGCCCTCGAAGGAAGGCGACGGGTGGGGCGTGCCGTGCGCCTGGCGCTCCGCGCCCGCGATAAGGCGGGGCGTCTGGACGGGCTGTACGTCCCTGGGCCGTTCCGTCCGGAATTGGGGTTCAGCTTCGATCCGACGAAGCTCCTCGTCTACGTCGCCGATCTGGGTCTGAGCGGCGCGGAAGTCGAGCGCATCCTCCGCGAGCGCTTTGCCCTGGAGGTCGAACTTTCCGATCCCTTCAACGTCCTCTTCGTGATTTCCATAGGCGATACGGAACGGAGCATCGCCCTTCTCCTTCAGGCCTTGGAGTACCTCGTGCGGGAGGAGAGACGAGACGTCCCCAAGGTCATGCCCTTCCTCCTCCCCCCCGAGGCCCCACTCGTGATCTCGCCCCGCGAGGCCCACTTTGCCGAAGGCGAGCTCGTCCCCCTCGAGGAGGCCGAGGGGCGAATTTCGGGCGAGGCGGTCGTCACGTACCCGCCGGGAATTCCCCTCGTCCTCCCGGGAGAACGCTGGACCTCCCAACTCCTCGCCTACGTGGAGTTTGCCCGTTCCCGAGGAGTGGAAGTGCGAGGCACGTCGCATCCGAAGGCGCACGTCGTGCGCGTCGTGGCCGAATGA
- a CDS encoding GapA-binding peptide SR1P, translating to MLGQVVCQYCGRTIEYFESDRVVVLYGVDPECEHRSEPCEDED from the coding sequence ATGCTCGGTCAGGTCGTGTGCCAGTACTGCGGGCGGACGATCGAGTACTTCGAGAGCGATCGGGTGGTGGTTCTCTACGGCGTGGACCCGGAGTGTGAACACCGTTCAGAGCCCTGCGAGGACGAAGACTAA
- a CDS encoding DUF1885 family protein has product MRRSTFVVWPKGEGEGISLEALRAALEEYRGRLEKTGEQLDAPYASWAFPYEIEERERHGIRYLYLRGKGVTPQEYTGLLLTAGSADGQNVVQITVVRGATDGDFAKANELARYLARRWKAEIVLFTGKVKRQYAHAKR; this is encoded by the coding sequence GTGCGGCGGAGCACGTTCGTCGTCTGGCCCAAGGGCGAAGGAGAAGGAATTTCCCTCGAAGCGTTGCGCGCGGCCCTCGAGGAGTACCGCGGGCGCTTGGAAAAGACCGGCGAGCAACTGGACGCCCCTTACGCCAGCTGGGCTTTCCCTTACGAAATCGAGGAGCGGGAACGCCACGGCATCCGCTATCTCTACCTTCGCGGGAAGGGAGTAACCCCTCAGGAATACACGGGACTCCTCCTCACCGCTGGGAGCGCAGACGGACAAAACGTCGTCCAGATCACCGTCGTGCGGGGGGCCACGGACGGCGACTTCGCCAAGGCCAACGAACTCGCCCGGTACCTTGCGCGCAGGTGGAAGGCAGAAATCGTCCTCTTCACGGGCAAGGTGAAGCGGCAGTACGCCCACGCCAAACGCTGA
- a CDS encoding GNAT family N-acetyltransferase, translated as MDRAQSRSGKGGISVLPVVDEADMRECFAVRREVFVEEQGVPEELEWDEVDRQRKAVYLAAFAEGKVIGCLRLRPVGESALKVERLAVRAPWRGRGIGSALMEAAESWAQGHGYRRMVVHAQVRVVDFYLRLGYTKNPRPPFEEAGILHVAMEKTLSTEANRLPLTGP; from the coding sequence GTGGATCGAGCACAGTCCCGCTCGGGCAAGGGCGGGATTTCCGTCTTGCCCGTCGTCGACGAAGCGGACATGCGCGAGTGCTTTGCCGTACGGCGGGAGGTCTTCGTAGAAGAACAGGGCGTTCCCGAAGAGCTCGAATGGGATGAGGTGGACCGGCAAAGAAAGGCTGTGTATCTCGCCGCCTTCGCCGAAGGAAAGGTCATCGGCTGCCTGCGCCTTCGGCCCGTTGGGGAATCTGCACTCAAGGTCGAACGCCTTGCCGTGCGCGCCCCGTGGCGGGGACGCGGCATCGGCTCGGCGCTCATGGAAGCCGCGGAAAGTTGGGCGCAAGGCCACGGGTACCGCCGTATGGTCGTGCATGCCCAGGTTCGGGTCGTCGACTTTTACCTGCGCCTCGGGTATACGAAAAATCCCCGCCCTCCCTTCGAAGAGGCGGGGATCCTACACGTAGCCATGGAAAAGACCTTATCCACCGAGGCAAACCGCCTGCCTCTTACAGGCCCATGA
- a CDS encoding enoyl-ACP reductase FabI: protein MLCLDLSGRTYVVTGVTNERSIAWAIAEKLAAGGANLLFTYRLERSGEALRKLIPSLPGEGNHRLFSLDVERDEDIEALATFVREEGISLAGLVHSVAFARKEELDGAFIDTSREGFLLAHNVSVYSLVALARALRPAFRPGAAVVTLTYLGSERVVPHYNVMGVAKAALEASVRYLAYDLGGDGVRVNAVSAGPVRTLSARGIAGFTRILGIVEERAPLRRNITAEEVANAALFLLSDWSSGITGEVLYVDAGYGIMGL, encoded by the coding sequence ATGCTCTGTCTCGACCTAAGCGGACGTACGTACGTGGTCACCGGCGTGACGAACGAGCGCAGCATCGCCTGGGCGATCGCGGAAAAGCTCGCCGCAGGCGGGGCGAACCTCCTCTTTACCTACCGCCTCGAACGTTCCGGCGAAGCGCTCCGAAAGCTCATTCCCTCGCTTCCTGGGGAGGGGAACCATCGCCTCTTTTCCCTCGACGTCGAACGGGACGAGGACATCGAAGCGCTCGCCACCTTCGTACGCGAGGAAGGGATTTCCCTCGCGGGTCTCGTGCACTCCGTGGCTTTCGCCCGGAAAGAGGAACTCGACGGCGCCTTTATTGACACCTCGCGCGAGGGATTTCTCCTCGCGCACAACGTGAGCGTGTATTCGCTGGTGGCCCTCGCCCGCGCCTTGCGCCCGGCGTTTCGTCCTGGCGCTGCGGTCGTCACCCTCACGTACCTCGGAAGCGAACGCGTCGTACCGCACTACAACGTGATGGGTGTCGCGAAAGCCGCGCTCGAGGCGTCCGTGCGCTACCTCGCCTACGATCTCGGCGGAGACGGAGTCCGGGTAAACGCCGTGTCCGCCGGCCCCGTGCGTACCCTTTCCGCCCGGGGGATTGCTGGGTTTACTCGGATCCTCGGGATCGTGGAGGAGCGCGCCCCTCTCCGGCGGAACATCACGGCGGAAGAGGTGGCCAATGCCGCCCTCTTCCTCCTCTCCGATTGGTCCTCGGGGATTACCGGCGAAGTCCTCTACGTCGACGCCGGCTACGGGATCATGGGCCTGTAA